The Erigeron canadensis isolate Cc75 chromosome 4, C_canadensis_v1, whole genome shotgun sequence genome window below encodes:
- the LOC122596816 gene encoding uncharacterized protein LOC122596816 produces MSVDEQVAIFLHMLAHNIKNRVIICNFYRSGETISRLFTRVCNAVIRLHSHLLKKPEPVLEDSTDQRWKWFKNCLGALDGTHITCRVPLEEKPRYRTRKNDIGINVLGVCSQDMQFIYVLPRWEGSAADGRVLRDALVRPHGLKVPRPGYYLVDAGYTNGEGFLAPYRGQRQEMAVDPFENEEPDQGTGDNGDGDDDDENITSIGKSNEWTTFRDNLAQTMFESWNSTH; encoded by the exons ATGAGTGTTGATGAACAAGTTGCTATCTTTCTTCACATGCTTGCCCATAATATTAAGAATCGGGTCATTATTTGCAATTTTTATCGTTCGGGTGAAACAATTAGTAGACTTTTTACTCGAGTTTGTAACGCGGTGATAAGATTGCATTCACATTTACTTAAGAAACCAGAACCTGTTCTTGAAGATTCAACTGATCAAAGATGGAAGTGGTTCAAG AATTGTCTAGGGGCTTTAGATGGAACACACATAACTTGTAGGGTACCGCTCGAAGAGAAACCTAGATATAGAACAAGAAAGAATGATATTGGTATAAACGTCTTAGGGGTTTGCTCCCAAGATATgcaatttatttatgtattaccGAGATGGGAGGGATCGGCGGCTGATGGTAGAGTGCTTCGAGATGCCCTTGTTAGACCACATGGATTAAAAGTTCCAAGACCGG GTTATTACTTGGTAGATGCCGGTTATACAAATGGAGAAGGTTTTCTTGCCCCTTATAGAGGTCAAAG GCAAGAAATGGCTGTAGATCCATTTGAAAACGAAGAACCAGATCAGGGGACGGGAGACAATGGAGATGGAGATGACGATGACGAAAATATCACTTCTATTGGGAAATCTAATGAGTGGACAACATTTAGAGATAATTTAGCTCAAACTATGTTTGAATCTTGGAATTCTACACACTGA